In the Bacillus amyloliquefaciens DSM 7 = ATCC 23350 genome, GATCATATGCAGGTTCCATTTCTTCTGACCGTCCCAGCGGGAGCCCATTGTTCCTTGCGGTATGGCAAACGCGCCTGTCTGTTCATTCCAGACCGCGGGCTTCCACTGATCATGCTTTGTCTGCCGCCCGATGTCCTTCGCATGCAGAAACCGCCCCGCTGTATACACGCCATTTTTTTTTGACAGGGTAACGAGGAATGGAAAATCCGTGTATTGCTTTGCATACTTGATAAAATGCTCTGTCTCTTGATTCACGTAAAATTCCTGCAAAATGACGTGACCCGTTGCCATCGCAAGCGCCCCGTCAGTCCCTTGGCGGATACTCAGCCAGTCATCGGCGAACTTGGAGGATTCCGCAAAATCCGGGCTGACTGAAATGACCTTGGCGCCTTTATAGCGGGCTTCCGCCAAAAAATGCGCATCAGGCGTTCTCGTCAACGGAACGTTTGAGCCCCATGTGATGATATAGCCGGAATTGTACCAATCACTGCTTTCCGGAACGTCCGTCTGGTCACCCCAAATTTGCGGGGACGCCGGGGGAAGATCCGCATACCAGTCATAAAAACTGAGCATTGGGCCGCCCATTAAAGACATAAACCGGGAGCCTGACGCATGGCTGATCATGGACATCGCCGGAATCGGGGAAAAACCGACATTCCGGTCAGGCCCGTATTTCATCACTGTATACAGCAGAGAGGCCGAGATCAGCTTCAGCACCTCCGGCCATTCAGCGCGCACAAAACCGCCTTTCCCTCTTGCCTGTTTATAAGACTTCGCTTTTTCAGGGTGTTCGACGATTGATTTCCAGGCATCCAATGGATTTTGATGAGCCTGCAATGCTTCCCGCCACAAATTGATCAGCACACCGCGCACGTATGGGTATTTCACACGCAGCGGGCTGTAGATGTACCACGAAAAACTGGCCCCCCGCGGACAGCCTCTCGGCTCGAAATCAGGCATATCCGGACCTGTAGATGGATAATTCAAGTTTTGTCCTTCCCACGTGACAATTCCGTTTTTCACGTAAATATTCCAGCTGCAAGACCCCGTGCAGTTGACACCGTGGGTGGAGCGAACGACTTTGTCGTACTGCCATCTGTTTCTGTATACATTCTCCCAATCACGATCTTCTTGGGTGGTTTGGCTATGATTATTTGAATGATGTTCGATAGGAGAAAAATAGTTTAATCTCCTGAACAACGGACTCATTTTCTTTTTCTTCATGATCGTTCACTCCTTCCGAGTCAGGTGATGCTATGTACACTATAAACAGAGACATCATGTTACCTTGTGAACTATGTCACACACTCTGCTTTTTTCACAAAACGTCCACATACAGAAGAAGGAAGGGCGCCTGAATCATTTAGCCGCCTTAGATTCAAAGAAAAACCCGGCTCTATTTAAGAACCGGGCTCTGCGCTTTCATCCTGTGATGTATGGAGATACCGTAAAAACAATTGATAGGAACAAAAGACATTTTGCTGAAGCATCGCCAAAAAGTTCATTTGCAGCCGCGGATGGTAAGACATCATTTGCTTGAACATAGAATATGGAATATGGAGTGCCAGAATGTCCGGGGAAGCATTAACTGAGATAAAAGGCGATAGAGACAGTCCGCCTTTTTCATCAACCGGAAACACAGCGCCTTTTTCCCACAGCGCAACGGTTTGCGAGCCTTCAGGGAGCCTGCTGTCCTTAAAACGGATACTGCCTTTTAATACGATATATACGGATTGTGAATGAAGAAAGGATGGAGACTGATCAGACGAGCCGCGGATAAACGTCCCGTTTTTCAATAAGGCTGCGACGATGGACAGAGGCACTTCATTAAACATAGGAAGTTGTTTCAGACATAATAAATAGTCACACTGATTCATAGGAAAGCCTCCCGTGCTAAGGATAGCTTTAGTGTAGCCCGATTGAGCCTGCACGGCAGGAATATAGTTCACAGCTTGTATGATGAATGTCACTTATCAGGAGGATGCCTGCATTTATAATGAAGTAAAAAGGAGGATTTTGATGAAGGCGATGATTCCGAAGCAGCACGGCGCATGGGCGATGCTGCTGATTCCATTTTTACTCGGCATGGTCAAGGGAGGCCCGGTTTTCTGGCATATTCCGCTCTTTCTAGGCTGGCTTTTCCTTTATTTGACGGTTTATCCCGTTTCACTTGCCTTGAAAAAGAAACAGCTCAAACCCTATCAAAAGTGGATATGGTACTACGGTGTACCGGCCTGCTGCTTTCTGACCGTTTCTGCCGTTCATAAGCCCCATCTCATCTGGGTGGGCGTTTCTTTACTGCCGCTGTTTCTTATCCATATGCATTATGCCCGCCGAAAAAACGAACGAGCGCTGACGAACGATGCTGCGGGTGTCCTGTTCTTTTGTTCAGGCGGGCTTGCGAGCTGCTGGCTGGGAACGGGAGCCCTTGACGGCTGGGCTTGGTTTCTATTCTTGCAATCTGCTTTATTTTTTATCGGAAGTTCTTTTTATGTGAAATCAGTCATCCGTGAGAGAAAAAACAGAACATTTGCATACTGGTCATGGGGATATCATCTGCTCCTTCCCTTATTATCGGCTCTTCTCGGTGCAGGCTGGGCGTTTTTTGCTTTTATCCCAAGCAGTTTGCGGGCATGGTATTTTCACGGGAGAGATTGGTCCGCGAAAAAAATCGGCATTCTTGAAATCGCAAACGCCGGCTTCTTTTTCGCGGTCATGTGTACATATATGGCGTAATAAAAAACAAGGACAGCGGCTGTCCTTGTTTTTTCAGTCAATATTACAGATCTCCAGCGGACAGTTTTCACACTCGATCTCACATCGTAAATAGTCCCGCTTGTGCAAAATAATTTTCCCGGCTTCGTCTATCGAAATAACCCCTTGTTTGCGAAGGTCTCCCAGCATGCGGTTGACGCTTTCTCTCGCCGCCGCGCAAAACTTAGCCAAATCCTGATTTGTCTCAGCACAATGTTGATCAGAATCCCGTCGCTTCGTTCCACCCCGTAGCTGTTTGATAAGCGGATAAGAGTAGAATAGAGCGCCCCTTTTTTGCCGTGAAGAAGCAGATCCCTGATTTTGGACTGAATTTTCCGGAGATGGGTGCTCATCCATTTCATAAATTCAAAAGTCAAATCACCATTTTGGATTAATTCCTTTTCCAGCTTGTTTTTATTAATGACGAGCACCTCGCCACCCTCTAACACTTTTGCGCTGAGCATATATCTCGGCTCTTCTGTAAACAATGTCAGTTCCCCGACAATATCGTTTTTTTGGCAGATTCTAAGCGTCAGGTCTTTGCCGTCAGATGTCAGCTTGCCGATTTCAATAAGTCCTGATTGGATCAGATAAAGCTCTTCTGCATCCATTC is a window encoding:
- a CDS encoding Crp/Fnr family transcriptional regulator, whose translation is MNQCDYLLCLKQLPMFNEVPLSIVAALLKNGTFIRGSSDQSPSFLHSQSVYIVLKGSIRFKDSRLPEGSQTVALWEKGAVFPVDEKGGLSLSPFISVNASPDILALHIPYSMFKQMMSYHPRLQMNFLAMLQQNVFCSYQLFLRYLHTSQDESAEPGS
- a CDS encoding YwiC-like family protein, with translation MKAMIPKQHGAWAMLLIPFLLGMVKGGPVFWHIPLFLGWLFLYLTVYPVSLALKKKQLKPYQKWIWYYGVPACCFLTVSAVHKPHLIWVGVSLLPLFLIHMHYARRKNERALTNDAAGVLFFCSGGLASCWLGTGALDGWAWFLFLQSALFFIGSSFYVKSVIRERKNRTFAYWSWGYHLLLPLLSALLGAGWAFFAFIPSSLRAWYFHGRDWSAKKIGILEIANAGFFFAVMCTYMA